One genomic region from Gossypium hirsutum isolate 1008001.06 chromosome D13, Gossypium_hirsutum_v2.1, whole genome shotgun sequence encodes:
- the LOC107888340 gene encoding uncharacterized protein isoform X4 — protein MPTEKSLLVSRKCSSSFRKRKSEPAPPGMSPLLKSLWGSYKEPINIYGAEFLYTDHVTVSFARSGSPGGQNVNKVNTKVDKRFNVKQAYWLSDWIRERIMQMVRKEKLGDRITALHQLVSPFGKQNPKISLPPWKLLRGIY, from the exons ATGCCGACAGAAAAGTCTCTGCTCGTCTCTCGCAAATGCAGCAGCTCATTCAGGAAGCGGAAGAGCGAGCCAGCTCCGCCAGGAATGAGCCCACTCCTCAAATCACTTTGG ggcaGTTACAAAGAGCCAATAAACATTTATGGTGCTGAATTCTTGTATACAGATCATGTTACGGTGAGTTTTGCAAGGAGTGGTAGCCCTGGTGGTCAAAATGTAAACAAGG TTAACACCAAGGTGGACAAGCGGTTCAATGTAAAACAGGCTTATTGGCTTAGTGACTGGATTAGAGAGAGGATTATGCAAATG GTGAGGAAAGAAAAATTAGGAGACAGAATTACAGCACTTCACCAGCTTGTTTCACCATTTGGGAAG CAAAATCCAAAAATCTCTCTTCCTCCATGGAAGCTGCTTCGAGGAATTTATTGA
- the LOC107888340 gene encoding peptidyl-tRNA hydrolase ICT1, mitochondrial isoform X1: MPTEKSLLVSRKCSSSFRKRKSEPAPPGMSPLLKSLWGSYKEPINIYGAEFLYTDHVTVSFARSGSPGGQNVNKVNTKVDKRFNVKQAYWLSDWIRERIMQMVRKEKLGDRITALHQLVSPFGKSCWTFSKIQKSLFLHGSCFEEFIELHFHATDMFHTRKHSDISPFSIYFLKNLLKLASWKYCCILL; encoded by the exons ATGCCGACAGAAAAGTCTCTGCTCGTCTCTCGCAAATGCAGCAGCTCATTCAGGAAGCGGAAGAGCGAGCCAGCTCCGCCAGGAATGAGCCCACTCCTCAAATCACTTTGG ggcaGTTACAAAGAGCCAATAAACATTTATGGTGCTGAATTCTTGTATACAGATCATGTTACGGTGAGTTTTGCAAGGAGTGGTAGCCCTGGTGGTCAAAATGTAAACAAGG TTAACACCAAGGTGGACAAGCGGTTCAATGTAAAACAGGCTTATTGGCTTAGTGACTGGATTAGAGAGAGGATTATGCAAATG GTGAGGAAAGAAAAATTAGGAGACAGAATTACAGCACTTCACCAGCTTGTTTCACCATTTGGGAAG TCCTGCTGGACTTTTAGCAAAATCCAAAAATCTCTCTTCCTCCATGGAAGCTGCTTCGAGGAATTTATTGAGCTTCATTTCCATGCTACCGACATGTTTCATACTCGTAAGCACTCTGATATCTCTCCTTTctcgatttattttttaaaaaatctgcTTAAATTAGCTTCTTGGAAATATTGTTGTATATTGCTTTGA
- the LOC107888340 gene encoding peptidyl-tRNA hydrolase ICT1, mitochondrial isoform X3: MQQLIQEAEERASSARNEPTPQITLDHVTVSFARSGSPGGQNVNKVNTKVDKRFNVKQAYWLSDWIRERIMQMVRKEKLGDRITALHQLVSPFGKSCWTFSKIQKSLFLHGSCFEEFIELHFHATDMFHTRKHSDISPFSIYFLKNLLKLASWKYCCILL; this comes from the exons ATGCAGCAGCTCATTCAGGAAGCGGAAGAGCGAGCCAGCTCCGCCAGGAATGAGCCCACTCCTCAAATCACTTTGG ATCATGTTACGGTGAGTTTTGCAAGGAGTGGTAGCCCTGGTGGTCAAAATGTAAACAAGG TTAACACCAAGGTGGACAAGCGGTTCAATGTAAAACAGGCTTATTGGCTTAGTGACTGGATTAGAGAGAGGATTATGCAAATG GTGAGGAAAGAAAAATTAGGAGACAGAATTACAGCACTTCACCAGCTTGTTTCACCATTTGGGAAG TCCTGCTGGACTTTTAGCAAAATCCAAAAATCTCTCTTCCTCCATGGAAGCTGCTTCGAGGAATTTATTGAGCTTCATTTCCATGCTACCGACATGTTTCATACTCGTAAGCACTCTGATATCTCTCCTTTctcgatttattttttaaaaaatctgcTTAAATTAGCTTCTTGGAAATATTGTTGTATATTGCTTTGA
- the LOC107888340 gene encoding peptidyl-tRNA hydrolase ICT1, mitochondrial isoform X7, translated as MPTEKSLLVSRKCSSSFRKRKSEPAPPGMSPLLKSLWGSYKEPINIYGAEFLYTDHVTVSFARSGSPGGQNVNKVNTKVDKRFNVKQAYWLSDWIRERIMQMVCHCHLLSFKEFMILLIVCLRDKN; from the exons ATGCCGACAGAAAAGTCTCTGCTCGTCTCTCGCAAATGCAGCAGCTCATTCAGGAAGCGGAAGAGCGAGCCAGCTCCGCCAGGAATGAGCCCACTCCTCAAATCACTTTGG ggcaGTTACAAAGAGCCAATAAACATTTATGGTGCTGAATTCTTGTATACAGATCATGTTACGGTGAGTTTTGCAAGGAGTGGTAGCCCTGGTGGTCAAAATGTAAACAAGG TTAACACCAAGGTGGACAAGCGGTTCAATGTAAAACAGGCTTATTGGCTTAGTGACTGGATTAGAGAGAGGATTATGCAAATGGTTTGTCACTGCCATCTATTATCTTTTAAAGAATTTATGATATTGCTAATCGTTTGCCTTCGAGATAAGAACTGA
- the LOC107888340 gene encoding peptidyl-tRNA hydrolase ICT1, mitochondrial isoform X2 has protein sequence MPTEKSLLVSRKCSSSFRKRKSEPAPPGMSPLLKSLWGSYKEPINIYGAEFLYTDHVTVSFARSGSPGGQNVNKVNTKVDKRFNVKQAYWLSDWIRERIMQMVRKEKLGDRITALHQLVSPFGKSCWTFSKIQKSLFLHGSCFEEFIELHFHATDMFHTPSKG, from the exons ATGCCGACAGAAAAGTCTCTGCTCGTCTCTCGCAAATGCAGCAGCTCATTCAGGAAGCGGAAGAGCGAGCCAGCTCCGCCAGGAATGAGCCCACTCCTCAAATCACTTTGG ggcaGTTACAAAGAGCCAATAAACATTTATGGTGCTGAATTCTTGTATACAGATCATGTTACGGTGAGTTTTGCAAGGAGTGGTAGCCCTGGTGGTCAAAATGTAAACAAGG TTAACACCAAGGTGGACAAGCGGTTCAATGTAAAACAGGCTTATTGGCTTAGTGACTGGATTAGAGAGAGGATTATGCAAATG GTGAGGAAAGAAAAATTAGGAGACAGAATTACAGCACTTCACCAGCTTGTTTCACCATTTGGGAAG TCCTGCTGGACTTTTAGCAAAATCCAAAAATCTCTCTTCCTCCATGGAAGCTGCTTCGAGGAATTTATTGAGCTTCATTTCCATGCTACCGACATGTTTCATACTC CATCTAAAGGCTGA
- the LOC107888340 gene encoding uncharacterized protein isoform X5, with protein MQQLIQEAEERASSARNEPTPQITLVNTKVDKRFNVKQAYWLSDWIRERIMQMVRKEKLGDRITALHQLVSPFGKSCWTFSKIQKSLFLHGSCFEEFIELHFHATDMFHTRKHSDISPFSIYFLKNLLKLASWKYCCILL; from the exons ATGCAGCAGCTCATTCAGGAAGCGGAAGAGCGAGCCAGCTCCGCCAGGAATGAGCCCACTCCTCAAATCACTTTGG TTAACACCAAGGTGGACAAGCGGTTCAATGTAAAACAGGCTTATTGGCTTAGTGACTGGATTAGAGAGAGGATTATGCAAATG GTGAGGAAAGAAAAATTAGGAGACAGAATTACAGCACTTCACCAGCTTGTTTCACCATTTGGGAAG TCCTGCTGGACTTTTAGCAAAATCCAAAAATCTCTCTTCCTCCATGGAAGCTGCTTCGAGGAATTTATTGAGCTTCATTTCCATGCTACCGACATGTTTCATACTCGTAAGCACTCTGATATCTCTCCTTTctcgatttattttttaaaaaatctgcTTAAATTAGCTTCTTGGAAATATTGTTGTATATTGCTTTGA
- the LOC107888340 gene encoding peptidyl-tRNA hydrolase ICT1, mitochondrial isoform X6, with product MQQLIQEAEERASSARNEPTPQITLDHVTVSFARSGSPGGQNVNKVNTKVDKRFNVKQAYWLSDWIRERIMQMVRKEKLGDRITALHQLVSPFGKSCWTFSKIQKSLFLHGSCFEEFIELHFHATDMFHTPSKG from the exons ATGCAGCAGCTCATTCAGGAAGCGGAAGAGCGAGCCAGCTCCGCCAGGAATGAGCCCACTCCTCAAATCACTTTGG ATCATGTTACGGTGAGTTTTGCAAGGAGTGGTAGCCCTGGTGGTCAAAATGTAAACAAGG TTAACACCAAGGTGGACAAGCGGTTCAATGTAAAACAGGCTTATTGGCTTAGTGACTGGATTAGAGAGAGGATTATGCAAATG GTGAGGAAAGAAAAATTAGGAGACAGAATTACAGCACTTCACCAGCTTGTTTCACCATTTGGGAAG TCCTGCTGGACTTTTAGCAAAATCCAAAAATCTCTCTTCCTCCATGGAAGCTGCTTCGAGGAATTTATTGAGCTTCATTTCCATGCTACCGACATGTTTCATACTC CATCTAAAGGCTGA